In Sphingobacterium sp. SRCM116780, the genomic stretch TTGAGTCTTAACTATATAAAGATATGAAAGCAACATTTGGAGGAGGCTGTTTTTGGTGTACAGAAGTTATTTTTCAGAATACAGAGGGAGTAAAGAGTGTTTTACCTGGATATATGGGCGGATTGAATGATCACCCTACTTATGAACAAGTATGTACAGGAACAACGGAACATGTTGAAGTGGTACAAATAGAGTATGATGAAGAACTGGTAAACTACGAAGATCTATTGCAGATATTTTTTAAAACACATAATCCCACAACATTAAATCGTCAAGGCAATGATGTCGGAACACAATACCGATCGGTTGTTTTTTATCATAACGAAGAACAAGAGATCTTAGCTAAAAATTTCATTGACGAGTTGGATAATGAGGATGTTTTTGAAGATCCAATTGTCACAACGGTAGAACCAGCTGTTACTTTTTGGGTAGCAGAGGATTACCATCATAACTATTTTAATTCGCATCCGGAGAACCCATTCTGTTCTGTTGTGATTGCGCCAAAATTGCAAAAATTCATGAAAGAATTTAAATCATAAAAAAATCCGCTTTTAGCGGATTTTTTTATGATTTAAAGCAAGACCTAAAATAATTCAATTTGACCGCTATCATCTATTTGAATATCATCAGGATTTGTTATTTCCAGTTTAATATCCTCTTTTTCTTTTGTTGGCTCTTCCCTTTTTTCAGACTCATCCGTTGATTCTTCTATTTCTTTCACAGGTTCCTCTACTTTTGTAGCAGTTAACGTTAAGTCCATCTCATCCGTTATCAATTTGACATTTTTTACGGTATGGAATGAAAGTCGATTACCTTGTGCTTTTATTCCTTTTACATCAATAATTTCATTCAAAGGTTGATCTAAAGATTCCTCCGTTTGAGACTTTCCTTTAAGAAGATCTAAATGAACCACAGGTTCTGCATTATTGGTTACGAAAATGAGTTTAGAGCAAGGCTCATCACTGATAAATGACATACTTTTTCCAATGGCTAAATCATCAAATTTAAATCGTTTGACATAATAGGTACCTAACTTTCCATCTTGATGAATAGCTGTATAGATATGATCAGATAAATGTTTTTCGATACGAATCATTTTTTCATCAAAATGATTGCTCAAATCAAAATTGGATAACTCGTAAGAACCGTCAGACAAAACAATTAAAATTTTATCATCTCCATCAAATTCTCCTAAATATTTACCCCTTTCATCTACATTTAAGCGTTTCAAAATGGGATCAAACCAAATCTTACGACCTGCTAAAGTAGATACACCCGCACTTTTGAAACTAATTTTTTTGACAGGATATTTAGACACAATATTTCCTTGTGAAGCACGACCTTTTATCGCAATCTCTGCAAAATCCATATCAAAATTAAGTTTTCTCAATTTCGTATGTGGCTTTAGTTGAATGTTGACAATCTCTGCTTCTCCATTTGGATTTGAAGTAAAATAGGTCACTTTTGAACCTTTTGAACCCTTACTGATATCGTATTCCTTATCTCGAGTAACCCCAACAACAGCGAATCGCTTGATATAACTCGTACCCGTATCACCTTCCTTATAGATAGCATTGTAAATGGTTCTTTCGTCTCCTTTTTTAAAGACAGCAATATGAATGATATCTTTTCCGACAAATACCTTGTCTTGGATTTTAGTAACCACGTATTTACCATCTGATCGGAAAACAATGATATCATCGATATCCGAACAATCACAGACAAATTCATCTTTTTTCATTCCTGAACCGATGAATCCTTCTTCACGATTGACATAAAGCTTAGCATTTGCCAATGCGACCTGTGTAGCTTCGACTCTGTCAAATGCACGTAGTTCTGTCTTACGTGTCCGACCTTTACCATATTTATCCCGTAATCTTTCATACCATGCAATGGCATAATCAGTGAGGTGTTTTAGATGACGTTTGACATTTTTGATTTCCTCTTCTAGAGCAGCCATTTGATCATCTGCTTTTTTAACATCAAATCGGGTGATGCTACTCATTGGTTTATCAATCAAACGCTTGTAGTCTTCAGGGACAATAGGGCGGTAGAATTGAGAGAAAAAAGGTTCAAAAAGAAGATTTAAAACATCCACCACTGTATCAAAATCTCCTGCATTTTCATAGTCAGGATGTTTATACATCCCTTCCTGAATGAAGATTTTTAATAAACTACTGAAGAATATTTTTTCTAGAAGATCGTGTAATTTAAGCTCTAGTTCTTGTTTTAGTAAATCTTTTGTGTTTTTTGTGTTTTCAATCAAGATATCATTGACACTCATAAAATGAGGTTTATCTTTCTTGATTACACAGGTATTTGGTGAAATAGATACTTCACAAGCAGTGAATGCATATAAAGCATCGATGGTAACATCAGGAGATATTCCAGGAGCTAAGTGAACGATGATCTCAACAAATTCAGCCGTGTTATCTTCGATTTTCTTAATCTTGATCTTTCCTTTGTCATTAGCTGCTACCACACTGTCGATCAATCCACCAGTTGTTGTTCCAAAAGGAATTTCGGTAATGGCTAAGGTTTTTTTATCCCGCTCCTCAATTTTCGCACGAACACGAATCTTACCCCCACGTTGACCCTCATTATAAGCGGAACAATCAGCCATTCCTCCCGTAGGAAAATCAGGTAAAATATTCGGTCTTTCTCCATTTAGAACTTGAATGGATCCATCAATTAACTCAAGAAAATTGTGAGGCATGATCTTGGTCGCCAAACCTACAGCAATACCTTCTGCACCTTGCGCAAGCAATAATGGAAACTTAACGGGTAAAGTAACAGGTTCTTTATTACGGCCATCATAGCTCAACTGCCAGTCTGTAGTCTCCGGATTGAAAACAACATCTAATGCAAACTTAGATAAACGTCCTTCAATATAACGAGGTGCCGCAGAAGCATCGCCAGTGATAGGATCACCCCAGTTTCCCTGACAGTCAATCAATAAATTCTTTTGGCCAATCTGTACCATGGCATCGCCGATAGAAGCATCACCATGTGGGTGATATTTCATCGTGTTACCAATCACATTCGCTGCTTTATTGTAACGTCCATCATCCATTTCTTTTAATGAATGTAAGATACGACGTTGTACGGGTTTGAACCCATCATTGATATGAGGTACTGCACGATCTAAAATAACATAAGATGCATAGTCCAAAAACCAGTTTTCATACAAACCTGAAAGTGGAATTGTCTGACTATTATGCGTTTGATCGTTATTTGTTACTTCTTCTTGATTATCGTCTGCAGGATAATTTGTTTCGTCACTCATGAATCAACAATATGGTGTTTTTTATTATTATGTGTTGCAAAAGCATAGTTTTTTGCAAGCGTAAAAATACGAAAAGCATTTCGTTTTATCCAATGGATAGCTAAATTGATTTCTTCGTCGAATCTTTCTGAACAAAGATAGGTTTCTCTTTGAGAAAAGAAGAATAAGTTTGTCATTTGACTAAAAATATTAGTATTTTTGAACACTGGATTTTTATAGCATATACAATGA encodes the following:
- the msrA gene encoding peptide-methionine (S)-S-oxide reductase MsrA is translated as MKATFGGGCFWCTEVIFQNTEGVKSVLPGYMGGLNDHPTYEQVCTGTTEHVEVVQIEYDEELVNYEDLLQIFFKTHNPTTLNRQGNDVGTQYRSVVFYHNEEQEILAKNFIDELDNEDVFEDPIVTTVEPAVTFWVAEDYHHNYFNSHPENPFCSVVIAPKLQKFMKEFKS
- a CDS encoding DNA gyrase/topoisomerase IV subunit A, with the protein product MSDETNYPADDNQEEVTNNDQTHNSQTIPLSGLYENWFLDYASYVILDRAVPHINDGFKPVQRRILHSLKEMDDGRYNKAANVIGNTMKYHPHGDASIGDAMVQIGQKNLLIDCQGNWGDPITGDASAAPRYIEGRLSKFALDVVFNPETTDWQLSYDGRNKEPVTLPVKFPLLLAQGAEGIAVGLATKIMPHNFLELIDGSIQVLNGERPNILPDFPTGGMADCSAYNEGQRGGKIRVRAKIEERDKKTLAITEIPFGTTTGGLIDSVVAANDKGKIKIKKIEDNTAEFVEIIVHLAPGISPDVTIDALYAFTACEVSISPNTCVIKKDKPHFMSVNDILIENTKNTKDLLKQELELKLHDLLEKIFFSSLLKIFIQEGMYKHPDYENAGDFDTVVDVLNLLFEPFFSQFYRPIVPEDYKRLIDKPMSSITRFDVKKADDQMAALEEEIKNVKRHLKHLTDYAIAWYERLRDKYGKGRTRKTELRAFDRVEATQVALANAKLYVNREEGFIGSGMKKDEFVCDCSDIDDIIVFRSDGKYVVTKIQDKVFVGKDIIHIAVFKKGDERTIYNAIYKEGDTGTSYIKRFAVVGVTRDKEYDISKGSKGSKVTYFTSNPNGEAEIVNIQLKPHTKLRKLNFDMDFAEIAIKGRASQGNIVSKYPVKKISFKSAGVSTLAGRKIWFDPILKRLNVDERGKYLGEFDGDDKILIVLSDGSYELSNFDLSNHFDEKMIRIEKHLSDHIYTAIHQDGKLGTYYVKRFKFDDLAIGKSMSFISDEPCSKLIFVTNNAEPVVHLDLLKGKSQTEESLDQPLNEIIDVKGIKAQGNRLSFHTVKNVKLITDEMDLTLTATKVEEPVKEIEESTDESEKREEPTKEKEDIKLEITNPDDIQIDDSGQIELF